A part of Arthrobacter dokdonellae genomic DNA contains:
- a CDS encoding ABC transporter ATP-binding protein: MSMMRGAGRGAPTQKPMAFGPSLRRILGLLAVDRLRMAGVVVLAAVSVGLSVVAPKVLGHATDIIFNGVVGQMLDRFPKGTTKAQAVAALRAAGQGQLADMLSGMNVVPGQGLDLNALAAVLMIVLGLYIASFFFNWSQGYITTGIVQRAMYRLRRQIEDKLDRLPMSHFQQESRGDVLSRVTNDIDNFSQTLNQTLTQLLIAAMTVVGVLAMMFSISPLLAGISLLTVPIIAGITVTIAKRSRVQFMAQWKSTGDLNGHVEEMFTGHEIVKAFGQQDAAIEKFRASNDELYESSAKAQFISGIIMPSMNFVSNLNYVVVAVLGGIQVASGIITIGSVQAFIQYSRQFSQPMAQIGSMINLLQSGVASAERVFELVDAQEQRPDHVPAATLPAVRGRVCFENVNFSYKEDEPLIKDLSLVAEPGETVAIVGPTGAGKTTLVNLLMRFYEIDSGRISIDGVNTAELTRDELRRKFGMVLQDAWLFGGTIRENLAYGKLDATEDEIVQAAEATHVDHFVRSLPAGYDTVLTDDGGGLSQGQRQLMTIARAWIANPGILILDEATSSVDTRTEVLIRQAMNRLRQDRTSFVIAHRLSTIRDADLILVMNDGRIIEQGTHEQLLEQRSFYYDLYMSQFGDPLVEEVGTA, translated from the coding sequence ATGAGCATGATGAGGGGCGCGGGCAGGGGGGCTCCGACGCAAAAGCCCATGGCCTTCGGGCCGAGTCTCAGGCGCATCCTGGGCCTGCTGGCCGTGGACCGGCTGCGCATGGCCGGAGTGGTGGTGCTCGCCGCGGTGTCCGTGGGCCTGTCCGTGGTGGCCCCGAAGGTCCTGGGCCATGCCACCGACATCATCTTCAACGGCGTCGTGGGACAGATGTTGGACCGCTTCCCGAAGGGCACCACCAAGGCTCAGGCCGTGGCCGCGCTGCGCGCCGCCGGACAGGGCCAGCTGGCGGACATGCTTTCCGGCATGAACGTGGTCCCGGGCCAGGGACTTGACCTGAACGCGCTGGCTGCCGTGCTGATGATCGTCCTGGGGCTCTACATTGCGTCCTTCTTCTTCAACTGGTCCCAGGGGTACATCACCACGGGCATCGTCCAGCGCGCCATGTACCGGCTGCGCCGGCAGATCGAGGACAAGCTGGACCGGCTGCCCATGTCGCACTTCCAGCAGGAATCCCGCGGCGACGTGCTCTCCCGGGTCACCAATGACATCGACAATTTTTCCCAGACGCTGAACCAGACCCTGACGCAGCTGCTCATCGCCGCCATGACCGTGGTGGGCGTGCTGGCCATGATGTTTTCCATCTCCCCGCTGCTGGCCGGCATTTCACTGCTCACCGTCCCCATCATCGCCGGCATCACCGTCACCATCGCCAAGCGTTCCCGCGTGCAGTTCATGGCACAGTGGAAATCCACCGGGGACCTCAACGGCCACGTGGAGGAAATGTTCACCGGCCACGAGATCGTCAAGGCCTTCGGCCAGCAGGACGCCGCCATCGAAAAGTTCCGGGCCTCCAACGACGAGCTGTACGAATCCAGTGCCAAGGCCCAGTTCATCTCCGGCATCATCATGCCCAGCATGAACTTTGTCTCCAACCTCAACTACGTGGTGGTGGCCGTCCTGGGCGGCATCCAGGTGGCGTCCGGGATCATCACGATCGGCAGCGTGCAGGCGTTTATCCAGTACTCACGCCAATTCAGCCAGCCCATGGCGCAGATCGGCAGCATGATCAACCTGCTCCAGTCCGGCGTGGCCTCCGCCGAGCGCGTCTTTGAGCTGGTCGACGCCCAGGAACAACGTCCGGACCACGTGCCGGCCGCCACCCTGCCCGCCGTCCGCGGCCGCGTGTGCTTTGAAAACGTCAACTTTAGCTACAAGGAGGACGAGCCGCTCATCAAGGACCTGTCCCTCGTGGCCGAACCGGGGGAAACCGTGGCGATCGTGGGCCCGACCGGGGCCGGCAAGACCACGCTGGTCAACCTGCTCATGCGCTTTTACGAGATCGATTCCGGCCGTATCAGCATCGACGGGGTCAACACCGCCGAACTGACCCGCGACGAGCTGCGGCGCAAGTTCGGCATGGTGCTCCAGGACGCCTGGCTCTTTGGCGGCACCATCCGCGAAAACCTGGCATACGGCAAGCTGGACGCCACCGAGGACGAGATTGTCCAGGCCGCGGAGGCCACCCACGTGGACCACTTTGTCCGTTCGCTGCCCGCCGGCTACGACACGGTCCTGACGGACGACGGCGGCGGGCTGAGCCAGGGGCAGCGCCAGCTGATGACCATTGCGCGGGCGTGGATCGCGAACCCCGGCATCCTGATCCTGGACGAGGCCACCAGTTCAGTGGACACGCGCACCGAGGTGCTGATCCGTCAGGCCATGAACCGCCTGCGCCAGGACCGGACGAGCTTTGTCATTGCCCACCGGCTCTCCACCATCCGCGACGCGGACCTGATCCTCGTCATGAACGACGGCCGGATCATCGAGCAGGGCACCCACGAACAACTTCTGGAGCAGCGTTCCTTCTACTACGATCTCTACATGTCACAATTCGGCGATCCGTTGGTGGAGGAAGTGGGCACTGCGTGA
- a CDS encoding GntR family transcriptional regulator → MDVILRKWKLDTGSSVPPYEQVRLRILDLAASGALAVGAQLPPVRSLATSLGVAANTVARSYRELEQAGIVATAGRSGTAIASGGDVIGAQAAEAAETYAAVVRDLGIPGPKALAIVRAALERGAAR, encoded by the coding sequence ATGGATGTGATCCTGCGCAAGTGGAAGCTGGACACCGGGTCCTCCGTCCCGCCGTATGAACAGGTCAGGCTGCGCATCCTGGACCTCGCGGCGTCCGGCGCCCTGGCTGTCGGCGCCCAGCTGCCCCCGGTGCGGTCGCTGGCCACGTCCCTGGGCGTGGCGGCCAACACCGTGGCCCGCTCCTACCGCGAGCTGGAGCAGGCGGGGATCGTGGCCACGGCCGGGCGCAGCGGCACTGCCATCGCGTCCGGCGGGGACGTGATCGGGGCGCAGGCGGCGGAGGCCGCGGAGACTTACGCCGCCGTCGTCCGTGACCTCGGGATCCCGGGGCCCAAGGCTCTCGCCATTGTCCGGGCGGCCCTGGAACGCGGCGCGGCCCGGTAG
- the uvrA gene encoding excinuclease ABC subunit UvrA encodes MYQPATVTPEIKRPDLSRLVVKGAREHNLRNVDLDLPRDAMIVFTGLSGSGKSSLAFDTIFAEGQRRYVESLSAYARQFLGQVDKPDVDFIEGLSPAVSIDQKSTSKNPRSTVGTITEIYDYMRLLWARVGTPHCPVCGEPIAKQTPQQIVDQLLEMPEGTRFQVLAPVVRDRKGEFVDLFRELTAKGYSRAKVDGEQVQLSDPPKLKKTFKHTIEVVVDRLVVKEGIQQRLTDSVETALGLAEGRVLAELVDLEESDAGRVRQFSENLACPNEHPLAIDEIEPRSFSFNNPFGACTACSGIGSKLEVDEDLVVPNPFLSLRDGAIAPWSLGTATTEYWNRLLEGLADDLGFSLEDSWNKLSTQSRQAILYGKDHKVVVQYRNRFGRERKYSTGFEGAVQYIQRKHLETESDSARDRYEEYMRQVPCPACGGARLNPASLSVLINGKSIAEVCALSMRDCFAFLSNLVLTGREAQIASQVLKEIQARLRFLLDVGLEYLNLERASATLSGGEAQRIRLATQIGSGLVGVLYVLDEPSIGLHQRDNRRLIETLTRLRDLGNTLIVVEHDEDTINEADWIVDIGPGAGEHGGRVVHSGSVADLLKNTESLTGDYLSGRRSIPLPAKRRKYDKKRELKVIGARENNLRNLDVAFPLGVMTAVTGVSGSGKSTLVNEILYKVLANKLNGAKQVAGRHLRVDGLEHLDKVVHVDQSPIGRTPRSNPATYTGVFDNIRKLFAETNEAKVRGYQPGRFSFNVKGGRCEACTGDGTLKIEMNFLPDVYVPCEVCHGARYNRETLEVHYKGKSIADVLNMPIEEGAEFFAAFTPIARHLRTLVDVGLGYVRLGQASTTLSGGEAQRVKLAAELQKRSNGRSIYVLDEPTTGLHFEDIRKLLLVLQGLVDKGNTVIVIEHNLDVIKSADWIVDLGPDGGTGGGQLVAAGTPEKVAKSTESYTATFLREVLTP; translated from the coding sequence ATGTACCAACCTGCCACCGTGACCCCGGAAATCAAGCGCCCCGACCTTTCCCGACTGGTCGTGAAGGGAGCCCGTGAGCACAACCTGCGCAACGTGGACCTGGACCTCCCGCGCGACGCCATGATCGTCTTCACCGGCCTCTCCGGCTCGGGCAAGTCCTCGCTGGCCTTTGACACCATTTTCGCGGAGGGCCAGCGCCGCTACGTGGAGTCCCTCTCGGCCTATGCCCGGCAGTTTCTGGGCCAGGTGGACAAGCCCGACGTCGACTTCATTGAGGGGCTTTCCCCGGCGGTGTCCATCGACCAAAAGTCGACGTCGAAAAACCCGCGCTCCACCGTCGGCACGATCACCGAAATTTATGACTACATGCGTCTGCTGTGGGCGCGCGTGGGCACCCCGCACTGCCCCGTGTGCGGCGAGCCCATCGCCAAGCAGACACCCCAGCAGATTGTGGACCAGCTCCTGGAAATGCCGGAGGGCACCCGCTTCCAGGTGCTGGCCCCGGTGGTCCGGGACCGCAAGGGGGAGTTCGTGGACCTGTTCCGCGAGTTGACGGCGAAAGGCTATTCCCGCGCCAAGGTGGATGGCGAACAGGTCCAGCTGTCCGACCCGCCCAAGCTGAAGAAGACGTTCAAGCACACCATCGAGGTGGTGGTGGACCGCCTGGTGGTCAAGGAAGGCATCCAGCAGCGCCTCACCGACTCCGTGGAGACCGCCCTGGGCCTGGCCGAAGGGCGTGTCCTCGCCGAACTGGTGGACCTGGAAGAATCCGACGCCGGACGCGTGCGCCAGTTCTCCGAGAACCTTGCGTGCCCCAACGAGCACCCCCTGGCCATCGACGAGATCGAACCGCGCTCCTTCTCCTTCAACAACCCCTTCGGCGCCTGCACGGCGTGCAGCGGCATCGGCAGCAAGCTGGAGGTGGACGAGGACCTGGTGGTCCCCAACCCGTTCCTGTCGCTGCGCGACGGCGCCATCGCCCCCTGGTCGCTGGGCACCGCCACCACCGAATACTGGAACCGGCTCCTGGAGGGGCTGGCGGACGACCTCGGCTTCTCCCTCGAGGACTCCTGGAACAAGCTCAGCACCCAATCCCGCCAGGCCATCCTGTATGGGAAGGACCACAAGGTGGTGGTGCAGTACCGGAACCGCTTTGGCCGGGAACGCAAGTACAGCACGGGCTTTGAAGGCGCCGTGCAATACATCCAGCGCAAGCACCTCGAGACGGAGTCGGACTCCGCCCGCGACCGCTATGAGGAATACATGCGCCAGGTCCCGTGCCCGGCCTGCGGCGGGGCACGCCTGAACCCGGCGTCGCTGTCCGTGTTGATCAACGGCAAGTCCATCGCCGAGGTCTGCGCCCTGTCCATGCGGGACTGCTTCGCGTTCCTCTCCAACCTGGTGCTGACCGGCCGCGAGGCACAGATTGCCAGCCAGGTCCTGAAGGAGATCCAGGCCCGGCTGAGGTTCCTGCTCGACGTCGGCCTGGAGTACCTGAACCTGGAGCGGGCCTCGGCAACCCTGTCCGGCGGAGAGGCCCAGCGCATCCGCCTGGCCACCCAGATCGGCTCCGGCCTGGTCGGCGTGCTGTATGTGCTCGACGAACCGTCCATCGGACTGCATCAGCGCGACAACCGCCGGCTCATCGAGACGCTCACCCGGCTGCGGGACCTGGGCAACACGCTCATCGTGGTCGAGCACGACGAGGACACCATCAACGAGGCCGACTGGATCGTGGACATCGGCCCCGGCGCGGGCGAACACGGCGGACGGGTGGTGCACTCCGGTTCCGTGGCGGACCTCCTGAAGAACACCGAGTCGCTCACGGGCGACTACCTCTCGGGCCGCAGAAGCATCCCCCTGCCGGCCAAGCGCCGCAAGTACGACAAGAAGCGCGAGCTGAAGGTCATCGGCGCGCGGGAAAACAACCTCCGCAACCTCGATGTCGCCTTCCCGCTGGGCGTCATGACCGCCGTCACCGGCGTCAGCGGCTCCGGCAAGTCCACGCTGGTGAACGAAATCCTCTACAAGGTCCTGGCCAACAAACTCAACGGGGCCAAGCAGGTGGCCGGGCGCCACCTGCGCGTGGACGGGCTGGAGCACCTGGACAAGGTGGTGCACGTGGACCAGAGCCCCATCGGGCGCACTCCCCGCTCCAACCCGGCCACCTACACGGGCGTCTTTGACAACATCCGCAAGCTCTTTGCCGAGACCAACGAGGCCAAGGTCCGCGGCTACCAGCCCGGCCGCTTCTCCTTCAACGTCAAGGGCGGCCGCTGCGAGGCATGCACGGGCGACGGCACGCTGAAGATTGAAATGAACTTCCTGCCCGACGTGTATGTGCCCTGCGAGGTGTGCCACGGCGCGCGCTACAACCGTGAGACCCTCGAAGTCCATTACAAGGGCAAGTCCATTGCCGACGTGCTGAACATGCCGATCGAGGAAGGCGCCGAGTTCTTCGCCGCGTTCACGCCCATCGCCCGGCACCTGCGCACGCTGGTCGACGTCGGCCTGGGCTACGTGCGCCTGGGCCAGGCGTCCACCACATTGTCGGGCGGCGAGGCGCAGCGCGTGAAACTGGCCGCGGAACTCCAAAAGCGCTCCAACGGCCGCAGCATCTACGTGCTGGACGAGCCCACCACGGGCCTGCACTTTGAGGACATCCGCAAGCTCCTGCTGGTCCTGCAGGGCCTGGTCGACAAGGGCAACACCGTCATCGTGATCGAACACAACCTGGACGTCATCAAGAGCGCCGACTGGATCGTGGACCTGGGCCCGGACGGCGGCACGGGCGGCGGGCAGCTGGTCGCGGCCGGCACGCCGGAAAAGGTGGCCAAGAGCACCGAGAGCTACACGGCCACGTTCCTGCGCGAGGTACTGACACCCTGA
- a CDS encoding HAD hydrolase-like protein codes for MTIAEPAVVDAGPVPAAAVDAAFVDAVLFDAVLFDLDGTLVDPAGGITGGIEHALRAMNLPVPGPERLGRMVGPKLADGLVGILGVPEPQVADVIAEYRTWYTARGMGMSRVYPGIRELLAGLRARGVQLAVATQKPEPLARTLLAHHGLDRCFDVIRGSHADESIMPGEPGYRAGKAEIIASALEALGGPARAVMVGDRHQDVVGARANGLACVGVAWGFAPHGELEAAGVAGVAHSTQDLLEILGGGPTAAGEGARATV; via the coding sequence GTGACCATAGCCGAACCCGCCGTTGTTGATGCCGGCCCCGTTCCCGCAGCAGCCGTCGACGCCGCCTTCGTCGATGCTGTCCTCTTCGACGCGGTCCTCTTCGACCTCGACGGCACCCTCGTCGACCCGGCCGGCGGCATCACCGGCGGGATCGAGCATGCCCTGCGCGCCATGAATCTGCCCGTGCCCGGACCGGAGAGGCTCGGCCGGATGGTCGGACCCAAGCTGGCCGACGGACTGGTGGGCATCCTCGGCGTGCCGGAGCCGCAGGTGGCGGACGTCATTGCCGAGTACCGCACCTGGTACACCGCACGCGGCATGGGCATGTCCAGGGTCTACCCGGGAATCAGGGAGCTGCTGGCCGGCCTTCGCGCCCGCGGCGTGCAGCTGGCCGTTGCCACCCAGAAGCCGGAGCCGCTGGCGCGCACCCTTCTGGCCCACCACGGCCTGGACCGGTGCTTTGACGTCATCCGCGGATCCCACGCCGACGAATCCATCATGCCCGGAGAGCCCGGCTACCGCGCCGGCAAGGCGGAAATCATCGCCTCGGCCCTCGAGGCCCTCGGCGGCCCGGCCCGGGCCGTCATGGTGGGCGACCGGCACCAGGACGTGGTCGGGGCCCGGGCCAACGGCCTGGCCTGCGTCGGGGTCGCCTGGGGGTTCGCCCCGCACGGTGAGCTGGAGGCGGCGGGCGTGGCCGGCGTCGCGCATTCCACGCAGGATCTCCTGGAGATCCTCGGCGGCGGGCCGACAGCCGCCGGAGAGGGCGCCCGTGCCACTGTATGA
- a CDS encoding lysophospholipid acyltransferase family protein — protein sequence MPLYDLTRVLTRGTIGGLCRPTVEGLENVPAHGPFIVAPNHLSFFDSVIVQALTPRPVSFFAKAEYFTGKGIKGRLMKQFFESVHSIPVQRGEQAASVQALKTLLDILGRGDGVGIYPEGTRSRDGILYRGRTGVGWLALTTGAPVVPVGIIGTEKLQPAGKNTVKPAPFMLKFGAPLSFDKTGPDHSLPARRAVTDTIMDAIAALTGQQRCAKYNQSPSTE from the coding sequence GTGCCACTGTATGACCTCACCCGCGTCCTCACCCGGGGCACCATCGGCGGCCTGTGCCGGCCCACCGTCGAGGGCCTGGAAAACGTCCCCGCGCACGGGCCGTTCATCGTGGCCCCCAACCACCTGTCCTTCTTTGACTCCGTGATCGTCCAGGCGCTCACGCCCCGGCCGGTGTCGTTCTTCGCCAAGGCCGAATACTTCACCGGCAAGGGCATCAAGGGCCGGCTCATGAAGCAGTTCTTCGAGTCCGTGCACTCCATTCCGGTGCAACGCGGCGAGCAGGCCGCGAGCGTGCAGGCCCTGAAGACCCTGCTGGACATCCTGGGCCGCGGCGACGGCGTGGGCATCTACCCGGAAGGCACACGCTCCCGCGACGGCATCCTGTACCGCGGCCGCACCGGCGTCGGCTGGCTGGCGCTGACCACCGGGGCGCCCGTGGTGCCCGTGGGCATCATCGGCACCGAGAAACTGCAGCCAGCGGGCAAAAACACTGTCAAGCCGGCGCCGTTCATGCTGAAATTCGGTGCCCCGCTGTCCTTCGACAAGACGGGCCCGGACCACTCGCTGCCAGCCCGCCGCGCCGTCACGGACACCATCATGGACGCCATCGCCGCGCTCACCGGCCAGCAGCGCTGCGCCAAGTACAACCAAAGCCCCAGCACGGAATAA
- the uvrC gene encoding excinuclease ABC subunit UvrC: MADPASYRPKPGEIPTDPGVYRFRDEHGRIIYVGKAKNLRSRLNSYFANPAGLLPKTHAMVHHAASVQWTTVGSELEALQLEYTWIKEFSPRYNLAFRDDKTYPYLAVSMGEKFPRVQVMRGERRKGTKYFGPYTAGAIRETMDTLLRVFPVRSCSPGVFRRAERSGRPCLLGYIDKCAAPCVGRISEPDHRALAQDFCDFMGGEAKRFIGRLQKDMAAAVAELDYEQAARLRDDVIALRKVFERNAVVLSEDTNADIFAVEQDELEAAVQVFYVRGGRIRGQRGWVVEKVEDATDADLWEHLMQQVYGAEDQQQDAIPRQILVPELPANHLDLAEWLGGLRGGRVEIKVPQRGEKAALMETVRQNARQAMVLHKSRRAGDLTTRSLALAELQEALDLPMPLLRIECFDISHVQGTNVVASMVVVEDGLAKKGEYRKFAITGEAAVDDTASMHDVITRRFRNYLAEQEERAGNTPASGDIAAADAAREPARNKFVYPPNLVVVDGGVPQVAAASRALAELGITDVAVVGLAKRLEEVWVPDSDFPVILPRSSEGLYLLQRIRDEAHRFAITFHRAKRGKAMTASALDAVPGLGAAKQKTLLGHFGSLKKVRAATVEELAQARGIGPVLARAIHDTLAAGREADAPAVNMATGEILD; this comes from the coding sequence ATGGCAGACCCAGCATCGTACCGCCCCAAGCCCGGCGAAATCCCCACGGACCCCGGGGTCTACCGCTTCCGCGACGAACACGGCCGCATCATCTACGTGGGCAAGGCAAAAAACCTCCGCTCCCGCCTGAACTCCTACTTCGCCAACCCCGCCGGCCTGCTGCCGAAGACCCACGCCATGGTCCACCACGCGGCCAGCGTCCAATGGACCACGGTGGGCAGCGAGCTTGAAGCGCTGCAGCTGGAGTACACCTGGATCAAGGAATTCTCCCCCCGGTACAACCTCGCCTTCCGGGACGACAAGACGTACCCGTACCTGGCCGTCTCCATGGGGGAGAAGTTCCCGCGCGTGCAGGTCATGCGCGGCGAGCGGCGCAAGGGCACCAAATACTTTGGCCCCTACACCGCCGGGGCCATCCGCGAAACCATGGACACACTGCTGCGCGTCTTCCCCGTGCGCAGTTGCAGCCCGGGCGTGTTCCGGCGCGCCGAACGCAGCGGCCGCCCGTGCCTGCTCGGCTACATCGACAAGTGCGCGGCCCCCTGCGTGGGCCGCATCAGCGAGCCGGACCACCGCGCGCTGGCCCAGGACTTCTGCGACTTCATGGGCGGAGAGGCCAAGCGGTTCATCGGACGCCTGCAAAAGGACATGGCCGCCGCCGTCGCCGAACTGGACTACGAGCAGGCCGCCCGGCTTCGCGACGACGTCATCGCCCTCAGAAAGGTGTTTGAACGCAACGCGGTGGTGCTGTCGGAAGACACCAACGCGGACATCTTCGCCGTCGAACAGGACGAGCTGGAGGCGGCAGTCCAGGTGTTTTATGTCCGCGGCGGACGGATCCGCGGGCAGCGCGGCTGGGTGGTGGAAAAGGTCGAGGACGCCACCGACGCCGACCTCTGGGAACACCTCATGCAGCAGGTCTACGGCGCGGAGGACCAGCAGCAGGACGCCATTCCACGCCAGATCCTGGTGCCCGAACTGCCCGCGAACCATCTGGACCTGGCGGAATGGCTGGGCGGCCTGCGCGGGGGCAGGGTGGAGATCAAGGTGCCCCAGCGGGGGGAAAAGGCCGCCCTGATGGAGACGGTCCGGCAAAACGCCCGCCAGGCCATGGTGCTGCACAAATCCCGCCGTGCGGGGGACCTCACCACCCGCTCCCTGGCCCTGGCCGAACTGCAGGAGGCGCTGGACCTGCCCATGCCGCTGCTGCGGATCGAATGCTTCGACATCTCGCACGTGCAGGGCACCAACGTGGTGGCCTCCATGGTGGTGGTGGAGGATGGCCTGGCCAAAAAGGGCGAGTACCGCAAGTTCGCCATCACCGGCGAGGCGGCCGTTGACGACACCGCCTCGATGCATGACGTCATCACCCGCCGCTTCCGCAACTACCTGGCGGAGCAGGAGGAGCGGGCCGGCAACACGCCGGCCTCCGGCGACATCGCCGCGGCGGACGCGGCGCGCGAGCCGGCCCGGAACAAGTTTGTCTACCCGCCCAACCTCGTGGTGGTCGACGGCGGCGTGCCCCAGGTGGCCGCCGCGTCCCGCGCCCTCGCCGAACTGGGCATCACCGACGTCGCCGTGGTGGGCCTGGCCAAGCGCCTGGAAGAGGTGTGGGTGCCGGACAGCGACTTCCCGGTCATCCTGCCCCGCTCCTCGGAAGGGCTGTACCTGCTCCAGCGCATCCGCGACGAGGCCCACCGCTTCGCCATCACCTTCCACCGGGCCAAGCGGGGCAAGGCCATGACCGCCTCCGCGCTGGACGCGGTACCGGGCCTGGGGGCCGCCAAGCAAAAGACGCTCCTGGGCCATTTCGGCTCGCTGAAAAAGGTCCGGGCCGCCACGGTGGAGGAACTGGCACAGGCCAGGGGGATAGGCCCCGTCCTGGCCCGGGCCATCCACGACACCCTCGCCGCCGGCCGGGAGGCGGACGCGCCCGCCGTCAACATGGCCACCGGCGAAATCCTTGACTGA
- the rapZ gene encoding RNase adapter RapZ — protein sequence MTGHHEPATDHATLTPVKPVEPELLVVTGMSGAGRSTAANALEDLGWYVIENLPPQMLAALSELVSRMPGALPKLAVVIDVRGKALFADIRESLNALSAAGVAYRVLFLDASDETLVRRFELARRPHPLQKDGRVLDGIGSERLLLAEMKAQAEMVLDTTALNVHELGAAVTELFSESGPVVLALTIMSFGFKYGLPVDANYVADVRFIPNPHWVPQLRPLTGEDAAVSDFVLKDHGAADFVERYVHALEPVLEGYRRENKHYATLAIGCTGGKHRSVAVAIELAKRLSQYPRVTTSIRHRDLGRE from the coding sequence ATGACAGGGCACCACGAGCCAGCAACCGACCACGCGACCCTCACCCCGGTGAAACCCGTCGAGCCCGAACTCCTGGTCGTCACCGGCATGTCCGGGGCCGGCCGGAGCACCGCCGCCAATGCCCTGGAGGACCTGGGCTGGTACGTGATTGAAAACCTGCCGCCGCAGATGCTGGCGGCCCTGTCCGAACTGGTTTCGCGCATGCCCGGGGCGCTGCCGAAGCTGGCGGTGGTGATCGACGTGCGCGGCAAGGCCCTGTTTGCCGACATCCGCGAATCCCTCAATGCCCTCTCCGCCGCCGGGGTGGCGTACCGGGTGCTGTTCCTGGACGCCAGCGACGAAACCCTGGTGCGCCGCTTTGAGCTGGCCCGCCGCCCGCACCCGCTGCAAAAGGACGGCCGCGTCCTGGACGGGATCGGCTCCGAACGCCTGCTGCTGGCGGAGATGAAGGCGCAGGCCGAAATGGTGCTGGACACCACCGCCCTGAACGTGCATGAACTTGGCGCCGCCGTGACCGAGTTGTTCTCCGAATCCGGCCCCGTGGTGCTGGCGCTGACCATCATGAGCTTCGGCTTCAAGTACGGCCTGCCCGTGGACGCGAACTACGTGGCGGACGTCCGCTTCATTCCCAACCCGCACTGGGTGCCGCAGCTTCGACCGCTCACGGGCGAGGACGCGGCCGTGAGCGACTTTGTGCTCAAGGACCACGGCGCCGCGGACTTCGTGGAACGGTACGTCCACGCGCTGGAACCGGTCCTGGAGGGATACCGCCGCGAAAACAAGCACTACGCCACCCTGGCCATCGGCTGCACGGGCGGCAAGCACCGTTCCGTGGCCGTGGCCATCGAGCTGGCCAAGCGGCTGAGCCAGTACCCGCGCGTCACCACCAGCATCAGGCACCGCGACCTGGGCCGGGAGTAG
- a CDS encoding gluconeogenesis factor YvcK family protein, translating to MYTGILPIIPAGGRLPAFESEVQVTALGGGHGLAASLSALRLLTGNLTAVVTVADDGGSSGRLREELGVLPPGDLRMALAALCDDTDWGRTWRDVMQHRFTSRNGTAGSLDNHALGNLLIVTLWELLGDTVAGLRWAGALLGARGEVLPMASVPLTIEGRVVATVDAAHPQGQVVRGQARLAKAGGLDNVRLLPENAPACAEAVQAIHDADWVVLGPGSWYTSVLPHLLLPEMREALCTTKARRLLTMNLDVNDLEATGLDAAGHLRVISRYAPEFGVDVVLADPSSIADMAGFTESAAMLGAEVVFGKVGSSAGTSVHDPLRLAAAYRDIFGDNWNLKAKG from the coding sequence GTGTACACGGGCATATTGCCGATCATTCCGGCCGGCGGCCGGCTGCCCGCCTTCGAGTCCGAGGTACAGGTCACTGCCCTGGGCGGCGGCCACGGCCTCGCCGCGTCCCTGTCGGCGCTGCGCCTGCTGACCGGCAACCTGACGGCGGTGGTCACAGTCGCCGACGACGGAGGCTCCTCCGGCCGCCTGCGCGAAGAGCTGGGCGTCCTTCCGCCCGGGGACCTGCGCATGGCCCTGGCCGCACTGTGTGACGACACTGACTGGGGCAGGACCTGGCGCGATGTCATGCAGCACCGCTTTACCTCCCGGAACGGGACCGCAGGCTCGCTGGACAACCACGCCCTGGGGAACCTGCTCATCGTCACGCTGTGGGAGCTGCTGGGCGACACCGTCGCCGGGCTGCGCTGGGCGGGGGCGCTGCTCGGCGCCCGGGGCGAGGTCCTGCCCATGGCCAGCGTGCCATTGACCATTGAAGGACGCGTCGTGGCCACCGTGGACGCCGCCCACCCCCAGGGCCAGGTCGTCAGGGGCCAGGCCCGGCTGGCCAAGGCCGGCGGGCTGGACAATGTCCGGCTGCTGCCCGAGAACGCCCCGGCCTGCGCCGAAGCGGTGCAGGCCATCCACGACGCCGACTGGGTCGTGCTCGGCCCCGGCTCCTGGTACACCTCCGTCCTGCCGCACCTGCTGCTGCCGGAGATGCGGGAGGCCCTGTGCACCACCAAGGCCAGGCGGCTGCTGACCATGAACCTCGACGTCAACGACCTGGAGGCCACCGGCCTGGACGCCGCGGGGCACCTGCGCGTCATTTCCCGCTACGCACCGGAATTCGGGGTCGACGTCGTCCTGGCCGATCCGTCGTCCATCGCCGACATGGCCGGGTTCACCGAGTCCGCCGCGATGCTCGGGGCTGAGGTGGTCTTCGGTAAGGTGGGTAGCTCCGCAGGCACTTCCGTCCACGACCCACTGCGGCTGGCCGCGGCTTACCGGGACATTTTTGGGGACAACTGGAATTTGAAAGCGAAGGGCTGA